The following proteins are co-located in the Triplophysa dalaica isolate WHDGS20190420 chromosome 2, ASM1584641v1, whole genome shotgun sequence genome:
- the cpz gene encoding LOW QUALITY PROTEIN: carboxypeptidase Z (The sequence of the model RefSeq protein was modified relative to this genomic sequence to represent the inferred CDS: deleted 2 bases in 1 codon), which translates to MISFERRSDCHIIPFIDNKMLTFFMILSALATCLGLPRRCAPEEEELGRCRTSAEDKPQCTEMVLGYCQDVPYSYTSFPNIVGHRSRQDLEMGAEYLLLSVIQGLLNGECSPDIRLLGCSVLAPRCEDGRVIKPCRSSCEMVKKSCVHAFEAIQMAWPYFLDCDRFFVGDEEGCYDPLSDLKAKQEVAFSNISDGGLSTILQFTYHSNAQMFSILKKTAAKCSHISRAYSIGRSVEGKDLLVFEFATNPGQHDLLKPEIKLIGNMHGNEVLGRQLLIYLAQYMCSEYLLGNERIQAIINTTRVHILPSMNPDGYDIAASEVADRNDPENIYQEGHEYNGWTSGRTNAQNIDLNRNFPDLTSIFYNRRRFRHFRSDHIPIPDSYWINKVVAPETYAIMKWIRSIPFVISASLHGGELVISYPFDFSRHPHEDKMHSPTPEEQIFKHLARIYADAHATMSNNDTERCGASFANNGGITNGAQWYSFAGGMSDFNYLHSNCYEITVELGCDKFPSEEELYPEWLRNKEALLSFMESVHRGIKGIVKDGHGNGIKGATVSIKGIRHDITTAEDGDYWRLLNPGIHIVTAAASGYTKVTKRINLPRSMKVGRVDFVLKKVPQDPSLDYFNIPELDNYARFDPFNQFEQYTQRELGENGEERTEKPWWWAYFSQLGISAPTWLLRNY; encoded by the exons ATGATCAGCTTTGAACGTCGT AGCGACTGCCACATCATTCCGTTTATAGACAACAAAATGCTCacgttttttatgattttaagcGCTCTAGCGACATGCTTAGGCCTCCCAAGACGATGTGCACCGGAGGAAGAAGAACTAG gaagATGCAGAACATCTGCAGAAGACAAAC CGCAGTGTACAGAGATGGTGCTTGGCTACTGTCAGGATGTGCCGTACAGCTACACCTCATTCCCTAACATTGTGGGCCACCGGTCACGGCAGGACTTAGAGATGGGTGCAGAGTACCTGCTCCTGAGTGTGATCCAAGGCCTGCTGAATGGCGAGTGTTCTCCGGATATCCGTCTCTTGGGTTGTTCGGTGCTTGCCCCCCGTTGTGAAGATGGCAGGGTTATAAAGCCGTGCCGCAGCTCGTGTGAGATGGTGAAAAAGAGCTGCGTTCATGCCTTTGAAGCAATTCAAATGGCATGGCCGTACTTTCTGGACTGTGACCGATTCTTTGTCGGTGATGAGGAGGGTTGTTATGACCCATTGTCAGATCTAAAAG CAAAGCAAGAAGTGGCTTTTTCCAACATATCTGATGGTGGACTTTCCACTATCCTCCAGTTCACTTACCACTCTAATGCTCAGATGTTCAGCATCTTGAAGAAGACGGCAGCTAAATGCTCCCATATTTCACGGGCATACAGCATCGGACGCAGTGTGGAAGGCAAAGACTTGCTGGTTTTTGAATTCGCTACTAACCCTGGACAACATGACCTAT TGAAGCCAGAGATAAAGTTAATTGGAAACATGCATGGGAATGAGGTGCTGGGAAGACAGTTGCTGATATACCTGGCTCAGTACATGTGCTCTGAGTACCTGCTGGGCAATGAGAGGATTCAGGCCATCATCAACACCACACGTGTCCATATCCTGCCCTCCATGAACCCCGACGGCTATGACATCGCCGCCTCTGAGGTAGCCGATAGGAACGACCCTGAAAACATCTACCAGGAA ggTCATGAGTACAATGGATGGACCAGCGGTCGGACCAATGCACAGAATATTGATCTGAACCGCAACTTTCCTGATCTCACCTCCATCTTCTACAATCGCCGTCGCTTCAGACATTTCCGTAGTGACCATATTCCCATTCCTGACTCCTATTGGATAAATAAG GTGGTTGCACCAGAGACCTATGCTATAATGAAGTGGATAAGATCCATTCCGTTTGTCATATCTGCCAGCTTGCACGGAGGTGAACTGGTCATCTCATACCCGTTCGACTTCTCTAGACACCCCCACGAAGACAAAATGCACTCACCCACACCGGAGGAACAA atttttaaacaCTTGGCTAGAATATATGCAGATGCTCATGCTACAATGTCCAACAATGACACAGAGAGATGTGGAGCCTCATTTGCCAATAATGGAGGGATAACTAATGGAGCGCAGTGGTACAGCTTTGCTggag GGATGTCAGACTTTAATTACCTGCACAGTAACTGTTATGAGATCACAGTGGAGTTGGGCTGTGATAAATTCCCGTCTGAGGAGGAACTTTACCCAGAGTGGCTCAGAAATAAAGAGGCACTGCTCAGCTTCATGGAATCT GTCCACAGAGGTATAAAAGGCATTGTGAAAGATGGACACGGCAATGGCATTAAAGGAGCCACGGTATCTATTAAAGGCATAAGGCATGACATCACAACAG CTGAGGATGGAGATTACTGGAGACTCTTGAACCCAGGTATCCACATTGTGACTGCGGCAGCTTCCGGCTACACCAAAGTAACCAAGCGCATTAACCTACCGAGGAGCATGAAGGTGGGCCGGGTGGACTTTGTGTTGAAGAAGGTCCCACAAGACCCCTCTCTCGACTACTTCAACATCCCTGAACTGGACAACTATGCGCGTTTTGATCCGTTTAATCAGTTTGAGCAGTACACCCAGAGAGAACTAGGAGAGAATGGTGAGGAAAGGACTGAGAAGCCGTGGTGGTGGGCTTATTTCAGCCAGTTAGGCATATCTGCACCTACCTGGCTCCTTCGAAACTACTAG